The Microbacterium maritypicum genome contains a region encoding:
- a CDS encoding type B 50S ribosomal protein L31, with the protein MKTDIHPEYKAVVFRDLGSGETFLTRSTVSSDKTMELDGVEYPVIDVEISSASHPFYTGKQRIMDSAGRVEKFNQRFKGFGGSSK; encoded by the coding sequence ATGAAGACTGACATTCACCCCGAGTACAAGGCTGTCGTGTTCCGCGACCTCGGATCGGGCGAGACGTTCCTCACCCGTTCGACCGTGTCGAGCGACAAGACCATGGAGCTGGACGGCGTGGAGTACCCCGTCATCGACGTCGAGATCTCCTCGGCTTCGCACCCGTTCTACACGGGCAAGCAGCGCATCATGGACTCGGCCGGCCGCGTCGAGAAGTTCAACCAGCGCTTCAAGGGCTTCGGCGGCTCGTCCAAGTAA
- a CDS encoding DUF3145 domain-containing protein, whose product MATAYARGVVFIHSAPRALCPHLEWAVGRAIGRAVNFDWTEQPVLDGARRAEFYWDGPVGTGAALATSIRGWEHLRFEVTEDPTPRSDGGRWLHTPDLGIHYAQTDAAGNIVIGEDRIRYAMEIAAGSAVELQRELDIALGSAWDEELEPFRHASDDARVVWLHKVG is encoded by the coding sequence ATGGCGACGGCTTACGCACGCGGAGTGGTGTTCATCCACTCTGCGCCTCGCGCGCTCTGCCCGCACCTCGAATGGGCGGTGGGTCGCGCTATCGGGCGTGCGGTGAACTTCGACTGGACCGAGCAGCCCGTCCTCGACGGCGCCCGACGTGCGGAGTTCTACTGGGACGGCCCCGTCGGCACCGGTGCCGCTCTCGCGACGTCGATCCGCGGGTGGGAGCACCTCCGCTTCGAGGTGACCGAGGATCCCACGCCCCGCAGCGACGGCGGCCGCTGGCTGCACACTCCCGATCTGGGTATCCACTACGCGCAGACCGATGCCGCCGGCAACATCGTGATCGGTGAAGACCGCATCCGCTATGCCATGGAGATCGCTGCGGGCAGCGCGGTCGAGCTGCAGCGCGAGCTCGACATCGCCCTCGGCTCCGCGTGGGACGAGGAACTCGAGCCCTTCCGCCATGCCAGCGACGACGCCAGAGTCGTCTGGCTCCACAAGGTCGGCTAG
- the yczE gene encoding membrane protein YczE, translating to MLLRSVVLPVTATSRRDLVERLVQLLVGLFLYGVALGFMVRGGIGVAPWDVLALGLAEQTDLRYGVMTVVVSIVVLLLWIPLRQRVGLGTVLNALLVGPSADLALALIPQPASVWIGAPMFVFGLLLLSFATGLYIAADFGPGPRDGLMTGLVRRTGWAVWLVRTLIEGGVLLIGFLLGGPVGVGTVLFAFGVGPLIGWFLPRITRMREARSQKLGLLRSA from the coding sequence ATGCTCCTGCGCTCCGTCGTGCTCCCCGTGACCGCCACCAGTCGGCGTGACCTCGTCGAGCGGCTCGTACAGCTGCTCGTGGGTCTCTTCCTCTACGGCGTGGCCCTCGGCTTCATGGTGCGCGGCGGCATCGGCGTCGCGCCGTGGGACGTGCTGGCGCTCGGTCTCGCCGAGCAGACCGACCTCCGATACGGCGTCATGACCGTCGTCGTGTCCATCGTCGTCCTGCTGCTGTGGATCCCGCTGCGTCAGCGCGTGGGGCTCGGCACCGTCTTGAACGCGCTCCTCGTCGGGCCCAGCGCCGACCTCGCACTCGCTCTGATCCCGCAGCCCGCTTCGGTGTGGATCGGCGCCCCCATGTTCGTCTTCGGACTCCTGCTGCTGTCCTTCGCGACCGGTCTGTACATCGCCGCAGACTTCGGCCCCGGACCCCGCGATGGATTGATGACGGGCCTCGTCCGACGTACCGGCTGGGCGGTGTGGCTGGTGCGGACACTGATCGAAGGCGGCGTGCTGCTGATCGGCTTCCTGCTCGGTGGACCCGTCGGCGTGGGAACCGTGCTCTTCGCGTTCGGCGTCGGGCCGTTGATCGGCTGGTTCCTGCCGCGCATCACGCGGATGAGGGAAGCGCGTTCGCAGAAGCTCGGTCTGCTCCGCTCCGCCTGA
- a CDS encoding PucR family transcriptional regulator, which yields MDKAATLTWLRRISGDIASVTIKRLEDTLPWYADMPPARRSAVGLVAQAGITSFIQWYEDPTSTPWIAADIFAAAPRELLRSVSLQQTLQLIRVTVEVTEERVAGRGNDLREAILLYSRDVAFAAADVYARAAEARGLWDARLEALVVDSILTGEADEELPSRIAALGWHGHGEVAVLVGTTPPQFDVDLVRRTARKLAVDVLIGVQGSRLVLVLGRARVEGQELEEEELGFQEIASRLEPSFGPGYVVLGPEVAALVDASQSARAALAGFAVARAWRGAPRPVEADDLLPERALAGDPLAKQTLIERIFRPLQAHSTDLVTTLWSYLDNGRSLEATARELFVHPNTVRYRLKRVSEVIGWDATGPREALILQTALILGSIGAADQVRRRAPLRRTQR from the coding sequence ATGGACAAGGCCGCGACGCTCACCTGGCTGCGCCGGATCTCCGGTGACATCGCCTCGGTGACGATCAAGCGCCTGGAGGACACCCTCCCGTGGTACGCCGACATGCCACCAGCCCGCCGCTCTGCGGTCGGGCTGGTGGCCCAGGCGGGTATCACGTCGTTCATCCAGTGGTACGAGGACCCCACCTCCACTCCGTGGATCGCGGCGGACATCTTCGCGGCGGCTCCTCGCGAGCTGCTGCGAAGCGTGAGCCTCCAGCAGACTCTGCAGCTCATCCGCGTGACCGTCGAGGTCACCGAGGAGCGGGTCGCCGGGCGGGGGAACGATCTGCGCGAGGCGATCCTGCTCTACTCCCGCGACGTCGCCTTCGCGGCGGCCGACGTGTACGCGAGGGCAGCCGAGGCCCGCGGCCTATGGGACGCGCGCCTGGAAGCACTCGTCGTCGACTCGATCCTCACCGGCGAGGCCGATGAAGAGCTGCCGAGCCGGATCGCCGCACTCGGGTGGCACGGTCACGGCGAGGTCGCCGTCCTCGTCGGGACGACACCTCCGCAGTTCGACGTCGACTTGGTCCGCCGCACCGCCAGGAAGCTCGCCGTCGACGTGCTCATCGGTGTGCAGGGCTCCCGCCTCGTCCTGGTGCTCGGCCGCGCCAGAGTCGAGGGTCAGGAGCTCGAAGAGGAAGAACTCGGCTTCCAGGAGATCGCCTCCCGCCTGGAACCGTCGTTCGGACCAGGATACGTCGTGCTCGGACCCGAGGTCGCGGCGCTCGTGGACGCGAGCCAGAGCGCCCGTGCCGCCCTCGCAGGATTCGCGGTCGCCCGCGCATGGCGCGGCGCACCCCGTCCGGTCGAGGCCGACGATCTGCTGCCAGAGCGCGCACTCGCCGGAGACCCGTTGGCGAAGCAGACGCTGATCGAGCGCATCTTCCGCCCCTTGCAGGCGCACTCCACCGACTTGGTCACCACCCTCTGGAGCTACCTCGACAACGGGCGCTCCCTGGAGGCCACGGCGCGCGAGCTGTTCGTGCACCCCAACACCGTGCGCTACCGCCTCAAGCGCGTGAGCGAAGTCATCGGCTGGGATGCCACCGGCCCCCGCGAAGCGCTCATCCTGCAGACCGCTCTGATCCTCGGCTCGATCGGTGCGGCGGATCAGGTCCGTCGGCGCGCCCCGCTCCGACGCACCCAGCGCTGA
- a CDS encoding ACP S-malonyltransferase has translation MIVVVCPGQGSQTPGFLAPWLELDGVAERLDAYSDSAEVDLREHGTVSDADTIRDTRIAQPLIVAASLIAGDALTQRAGRRADGIAGHSVGEIAALVGSRVIDADTGMRLVGIRGRAMADAAAQEQTGMSAVLGGDEEALLARLAELDLSPANYNGGGQIVVAGALPALAALAEEPLKGTRVIPLQVAGAFHTRYMASAVAALRDAVSDVTPANPDITLWTNRDGSAVADGAQALSFLVDQVSSPVRWDLCMQSFADAGVTGVIELAPAGALVGLAKRGLRGVPTVAVKTPEDLDAAVALLNGEAA, from the coding sequence GTGATTGTCGTCGTATGCCCAGGTCAGGGCTCGCAGACCCCCGGATTCCTCGCTCCTTGGCTCGAGCTCGACGGAGTGGCAGAACGCCTCGACGCCTACTCGGACTCCGCGGAGGTCGATCTTCGCGAACACGGCACGGTATCGGACGCCGACACGATCCGGGACACCCGCATCGCTCAGCCGCTGATCGTCGCCGCGTCGCTGATCGCCGGGGATGCCCTCACGCAGCGCGCCGGTCGACGTGCCGACGGCATCGCCGGGCACTCGGTCGGTGAGATCGCCGCACTCGTCGGCAGCCGTGTGATCGATGCCGACACCGGCATGCGCCTGGTGGGCATCCGCGGCCGCGCGATGGCCGATGCGGCAGCGCAGGAGCAGACAGGAATGAGTGCGGTCCTCGGCGGTGACGAGGAAGCCCTTCTCGCGCGCCTCGCCGAACTCGACCTCTCCCCCGCCAACTACAATGGCGGCGGACAGATCGTGGTCGCAGGCGCCCTCCCCGCGCTCGCGGCACTCGCCGAGGAGCCCCTCAAGGGCACCCGCGTGATCCCTCTGCAGGTCGCCGGCGCGTTCCACACGCGGTACATGGCATCGGCCGTCGCCGCGCTCCGCGATGCGGTATCCGACGTCACGCCCGCCAACCCCGACATCACGCTGTGGACCAACCGCGACGGCTCCGCCGTGGCCGACGGAGCGCAGGCACTGAGCTTCCTCGTCGATCAGGTGTCGTCCCCGGTGCGTTGGGACCTCTGCATGCAGTCCTTCGCCGACGCGGGCGTCACCGGTGTCATCGAACTCGCTCCGGCCGGCGCCCTGGTCGGCCTCGCCAAGCGCGGCCTCCGCGGTGTACCGACCGTCGCCGTGAAGACCCCTGAAGACCTTGATGCAGCCGTCGCGCTGCTGAACGGAGAAGCCGCATGA
- a CDS encoding alpha/beta fold hydrolase has protein sequence MNMSTVIRTLQDLTIEEHTLTVPLVWGDPADHRTIDIFARVVAREGGESLPYLVFLQGGPGHEAPRPFHSSTSPAWLDEALAHYRLVLLDQRGTGLSTPVGDHDLARGAEAVAEHLTHLRADAIVRDCEAMREHLGATTWSVLGQSFGGFTTLAYLSTDAASLEDVFITGGLSAVGRHPDDVYALCYDKMRDASERYYRRFPEHRDAMRRLVDLADAGGIVLPDGEVVSRSRLRSVGSALGTNDGWQTLWSILERDPSSNAFRYDLMHAMPYDGRNPLYFAFHESSYADGHATRWSAERTEPTDFRDDPTLFTGEHIRREWTETVPAFQPWRDVALHLAEFEWPSIYDAAAISASGATGAAAVYINDVYVPYEFSLETAKLLPGVQLWQTSEHEHNGLRSGPVLSHLIDLAHGRRVR, from the coding sequence GTGAACATGAGCACCGTCATCCGCACGCTGCAGGATCTCACCATCGAAGAGCACACGCTCACCGTCCCCCTGGTGTGGGGCGATCCCGCCGACCACCGCACGATCGACATCTTCGCGCGCGTCGTCGCCCGCGAAGGCGGAGAGTCCCTCCCCTACCTCGTCTTCCTGCAGGGCGGGCCGGGGCACGAGGCACCGCGCCCGTTCCACTCCTCGACGTCGCCGGCCTGGCTCGATGAAGCACTCGCCCACTACCGCCTGGTCCTTCTCGACCAGCGCGGGACCGGACTCTCCACCCCGGTCGGGGATCACGACCTCGCGCGCGGCGCGGAGGCCGTGGCCGAGCACCTCACGCACCTCCGCGCCGACGCGATCGTGCGCGACTGCGAGGCGATGCGGGAGCACCTGGGCGCCACCACGTGGAGCGTGCTCGGGCAGTCGTTCGGCGGCTTCACGACCCTGGCCTACCTCTCCACCGACGCCGCCTCTCTCGAAGACGTCTTCATCACGGGTGGTCTCAGCGCCGTCGGACGCCACCCCGACGATGTCTACGCGCTCTGCTACGACAAGATGCGCGACGCGTCCGAGCGCTACTACCGCCGATTCCCGGAGCACCGCGACGCCATGCGGCGACTCGTCGATCTGGCGGATGCCGGTGGCATCGTCCTTCCCGACGGCGAGGTGGTCTCCCGCTCGCGCCTGCGGTCGGTGGGGTCGGCGCTGGGCACCAACGACGGGTGGCAGACCCTGTGGTCGATCCTGGAGCGCGATCCGTCCTCCAACGCCTTCCGGTACGACCTGATGCACGCGATGCCCTACGACGGCCGCAACCCGCTGTACTTCGCGTTCCACGAATCGAGCTACGCCGACGGCCATGCCACCCGGTGGTCGGCCGAGCGCACCGAGCCGACAGACTTCCGCGACGACCCTACGCTGTTCACCGGCGAGCACATCCGCCGCGAGTGGACCGAGACGGTGCCCGCGTTCCAGCCGTGGCGCGATGTCGCCCTCCACCTCGCCGAGTTCGAGTGGCCGAGCATCTACGATGCCGCCGCCATCTCGGCGTCGGGTGCGACCGGTGCGGCCGCGGTCTACATCAACGACGTCTACGTGCCCTACGAGTTCTCTCTCGAGACCGCGAAGCTGCTCCCGGGCGTGCAGCTCTGGCAGACGAGTGAGCACGAGCACAACGGCCTGCGCAGCGGACCGGTGCTGTCCCACCTGATCGACCTCGCCCACGGCCGCCGCGTGCGCTGA
- a CDS encoding acyl carrier protein, with amino-acid sequence MAFTNDEVLAGLAELITDETGINASEVALEKSFTDDLDIDSISMMTIVVNAEEKFGVTIPDDEVKNLKTVGDAVSFIVAGQE; translated from the coding sequence ATGGCTTTCACCAACGATGAGGTCCTCGCTGGCCTCGCAGAGCTCATCACCGACGAGACCGGCATCAACGCTTCCGAGGTCGCCCTCGAGAAGTCGTTCACGGACGACCTCGACATCGACTCCATCTCGATGATGACGATCGTCGTCAACGCCGAGGAGAAGTTCGGCGTCACCATCCCCGACGACGAGGTCAAGAACCTGAAGACCGTCGGCGACGCCGTCAGCTTCATCGTCGCGGGCCAGGAGTAA
- a CDS encoding DUF262 domain-containing protein yields MSTATNVEATAVNTIEWLAAGTTAIVVPVYQRQYRWDIGGCERLLSDIRAVAREDDAHRHFIGSILSAEDGASADSDLILIDGQQRITTLMLLVAALHHAVRDTDQALAAALERVLVRSDAPGRTKLRPHDAWADLYESVVLDRRDDADRESRFDDNYAFFRSQIHVDEVPLIWRGLQKLEHVSITLGAQANAQQIFESLNSTGEPLRDHELIHNYILMGLSHAEQVDVESRFWVPIERHTGEAIGAFWRHYLVLVTGREVAANGEHGVYSAFRQSFPRVDLSHLQADASEWRHHAEIYGILLDPSREQDPEIAQQLRHVNTFGRSSYPLVMSVYSDHARGVIDRSELIETLEWLQTLYLRRALVNLPTERLVARLCRARRDGRDALARAFARITPSDERVSAVLKYSELPHPAYVLGRLEGVDDLESFDVEHIVPVVPGDTWSGDGERPWIEYTEDEQNSHRALAPTLGNLTLLEQPLTERVFGASFPVKRTDAYARSSVPATRDLADVDAWNTAAITRRTIALTADLIRIWARPALPEIDDDGLTPILDAVRRRGWPTGWEREFDYVEYRGERWEVPDVKYLFNRVFRRAWTDTRTAALAYCAAHGGPIYQDMAWKGQWDELDEGHFLYMGWDSNYMMTAVQGVLEESGIASEVFVKYSYIGNVM; encoded by the coding sequence ATGAGCACCGCGACCAACGTCGAGGCGACAGCAGTCAACACGATCGAGTGGCTCGCGGCGGGCACCACCGCAATCGTCGTCCCCGTGTATCAGCGGCAGTATCGGTGGGACATCGGGGGATGCGAACGTCTCCTGTCCGACATCCGCGCGGTCGCCCGTGAAGACGACGCCCACCGTCACTTCATCGGTTCGATCCTGTCCGCCGAAGACGGCGCCTCAGCCGATTCGGACCTGATCCTCATCGACGGGCAGCAGCGCATCACCACGCTCATGCTCCTGGTGGCGGCTCTGCATCACGCGGTCCGCGACACCGACCAGGCTCTGGCCGCGGCGCTCGAACGCGTGCTGGTGCGCTCCGATGCCCCCGGCCGCACGAAGCTGCGCCCGCACGACGCCTGGGCAGACCTATACGAATCCGTGGTGCTCGACCGACGCGACGATGCCGACCGCGAATCGCGCTTCGACGACAACTACGCCTTCTTCCGCAGCCAGATCCACGTGGACGAGGTTCCGCTCATCTGGCGCGGGCTGCAGAAGCTCGAGCACGTGTCGATCACCCTCGGCGCGCAGGCGAACGCCCAGCAGATCTTCGAGAGCCTGAACTCGACGGGTGAGCCATTGCGCGACCACGAGCTCATCCACAACTACATCCTCATGGGGCTGAGCCACGCTGAGCAGGTCGATGTCGAATCCCGCTTCTGGGTGCCCATCGAGCGGCACACCGGCGAGGCGATCGGCGCCTTCTGGAGGCACTACCTCGTGCTCGTCACCGGACGTGAGGTCGCGGCGAACGGCGAGCACGGCGTGTACAGCGCGTTCCGGCAGTCGTTCCCCCGCGTCGACCTCTCCCATCTGCAGGCGGATGCGTCCGAGTGGCGGCACCACGCCGAGATCTACGGCATCCTGCTCGATCCGTCGCGGGAGCAGGACCCCGAGATCGCGCAGCAGCTGCGCCACGTCAACACGTTCGGCCGCTCCTCGTATCCGCTCGTGATGAGCGTCTACAGCGATCACGCGCGGGGCGTCATCGACCGCTCCGAGCTCATCGAGACATTGGAGTGGCTGCAGACCCTCTACCTTCGACGCGCACTGGTGAATCTGCCGACCGAGAGACTCGTCGCGAGGCTCTGCCGCGCGCGGCGCGACGGCCGGGACGCACTCGCACGTGCGTTCGCGCGCATCACCCCGTCCGACGAACGTGTGAGCGCCGTCCTGAAGTACAGCGAACTCCCTCACCCGGCCTACGTCCTCGGCAGGCTGGAGGGGGTCGACGACCTCGAGTCCTTCGACGTCGAGCACATCGTGCCTGTCGTGCCGGGTGACACGTGGTCCGGCGATGGCGAACGGCCCTGGATCGAGTACACCGAGGACGAGCAGAACAGCCACCGCGCCCTCGCCCCGACCCTCGGCAACCTGACCCTGCTCGAACAGCCCCTCACCGAGCGGGTGTTCGGCGCCTCGTTCCCCGTCAAGCGCACGGACGCCTACGCCCGCAGTTCCGTACCCGCCACGCGCGACCTCGCCGACGTCGACGCGTGGAACACGGCGGCAATCACTCGGCGCACGATCGCACTCACCGCCGACCTGATCCGCATCTGGGCGCGTCCCGCACTCCCGGAGATCGACGACGACGGCCTGACGCCGATCCTCGATGCCGTCCGCCGTCGCGGATGGCCGACGGGCTGGGAGCGGGAGTTCGACTACGTCGAGTACCGCGGTGAGCGCTGGGAGGTGCCCGACGTGAAGTACCTGTTCAACCGGGTCTTCCGTCGCGCCTGGACGGACACGAGGACCGCCGCGCTCGCGTACTGCGCCGCACACGGGGGCCCGATCTACCAGGACATGGCCTGGAAGGGCCAGTGGGACGAGCTCGACGAGGGCCATTTCCTCTACATGGGCTGGGATTCCAACTACATGATGACCGCTGTGCAGGGTGTGCTCGAGGAGTCGGGCATCGCCTCGGAGGTCTTCGTCAAGTACTCCTATATCGGAAATGTGATGTGA
- a CDS encoding beta-ketoacyl-ACP synthase III gives MSVTLAQLTGPAYTRIYSYGAARGENAVPNEDLIGPIDSSDEWIRQRTGIVTRARADKGTDAIDLATAAAAEAIEKSGVAADQVDLVIVATISNPKQTPSVSAIVADRVGANPAAAYDINAACAGYAYAIAQADALIKAGAARYALVIGTEKLSDVVDPTDRSISFLLGDGAGAALIGPSDTPGIAPAVWGSDGSKADAVGMNGTLTDFRDGVVPWPTLRQEGPTVFRWAVWEMAKVAREALDKAGVEPTDIAAFIPHQANMRIIDEFAKQLKLPESTVIARDIETTGNTSAASIPLASHRLMAEHPELSGGLALQIGFGAGLVFAAQVVVLP, from the coding sequence ATGAGCGTCACGCTCGCCCAGCTCACCGGTCCCGCGTACACGCGCATCTACTCCTACGGCGCCGCCCGTGGCGAGAATGCCGTGCCGAACGAAGACCTGATCGGCCCCATCGACTCCAGCGACGAGTGGATCCGTCAGCGCACCGGCATCGTCACCCGCGCTCGCGCCGACAAGGGCACCGATGCGATCGACCTCGCGACCGCGGCGGCTGCCGAGGCCATCGAGAAGTCCGGCGTCGCGGCGGACCAGGTCGACCTGGTGATCGTCGCGACCATCAGCAACCCCAAGCAGACCCCCTCGGTCTCGGCCATCGTCGCCGACCGTGTCGGGGCGAACCCCGCAGCCGCCTACGACATCAACGCGGCCTGCGCAGGATACGCCTACGCGATCGCCCAGGCCGACGCGCTGATCAAGGCCGGCGCCGCCCGCTACGCACTGGTCATCGGCACGGAGAAGCTGTCCGACGTCGTCGACCCGACCGATCGCAGCATCTCGTTCCTGCTCGGCGACGGTGCAGGCGCAGCCCTGATCGGTCCGAGCGACACGCCGGGCATCGCACCGGCGGTATGGGGTTCGGATGGCTCGAAGGCCGACGCTGTGGGAATGAACGGCACCCTCACCGACTTCCGCGACGGCGTGGTGCCGTGGCCGACCCTTCGTCAGGAGGGCCCGACGGTCTTCCGCTGGGCCGTCTGGGAGATGGCCAAGGTCGCCCGTGAGGCGCTGGACAAGGCCGGCGTCGAGCCGACCGACATCGCCGCGTTCATCCCCCACCAGGCCAACATGCGCATCATCGACGAGTTCGCCAAGCAGCTCAAGCTGCCGGAGAGCACGGTGATCGCCCGCGACATCGAGACCACGGGCAACACCTCGGCGGCGTCGATCCCGCTGGCCAGCCACCGCCTGATGGCCGAGCACCCCGAGTTGTCGGGCGGTCTCGCACTGCAGATCGGCTTCGGCGCCGGCCTCGTGTTCGCCGCACAGGTCGTCGTCCTTCCCTGA
- the yczR gene encoding MocR-like transcription factor YczR: MGSRLVEQLGAHNVAGSAATTLADRIRALILDGRLTVGERLPSERALAVELRRSRSTITRTYGLLEADGYVSRLHGGSTRVTLPNGHAAPGTDADDDAIDLSIASMDSTPGLYDATVRSLPRLAALRGTSGYSLRGLPELREAVAQRYRDRGAPTSADEIIITSGALNAVNLILAAIGRRGERALVEQPTFPHALEALHRHGYRLLPTPVDVDGWDTRHLNETLLGSRPHVAYLIPDFHNPTGATLPDEERSRIVTTARNVGTQLIVDETTTELDIDRGWSPAPMAASGPNVITVGSMSKIAWGGMRIGWIRAERTVIARLLAVRPSFELGTALLEQCIAVELLADMPALTSHVGQRLHDGRAAVEAGVAGIPGFRMPPTPGGLSAWLDIGAPLSTSLSLAARERQLILPPGPRFTTGGVLERRLRIPITLPPERTAEAMRRLSLAWEDVRGAGTSPHAELQHAAVI, from the coding sequence ATGGGATCACGACTCGTCGAACAGCTCGGGGCGCACAACGTCGCGGGCTCCGCAGCGACGACGCTCGCCGACCGGATCAGGGCGCTGATCCTCGACGGCCGGCTCACGGTCGGCGAACGTCTGCCGAGCGAGCGCGCCCTCGCGGTGGAGCTTCGCCGTTCCCGCTCCACGATCACCCGCACCTACGGGCTCCTCGAGGCCGACGGCTACGTCTCCCGTCTGCACGGAGGCAGCACGCGCGTCACCCTGCCGAACGGACACGCCGCGCCCGGCACGGATGCCGACGACGACGCCATCGATCTGTCCATCGCGTCGATGGACTCCACACCGGGACTGTATGACGCGACGGTCCGATCCCTCCCCCGTCTTGCGGCCTTGCGCGGCACCAGCGGATATTCCCTCCGTGGCCTTCCGGAGCTCCGAGAGGCCGTAGCGCAGCGGTACCGCGATCGCGGAGCACCGACCTCGGCCGACGAGATCATCATCACCTCCGGGGCGCTCAACGCGGTGAACCTGATCCTCGCGGCGATCGGACGGCGCGGCGAGAGGGCCCTGGTCGAGCAGCCCACGTTCCCGCACGCGCTCGAGGCGCTGCACCGGCATGGATACCGTCTGCTTCCGACCCCCGTCGACGTCGACGGATGGGACACGCGCCATCTGAACGAGACTCTGCTCGGCTCCCGCCCCCATGTCGCCTACCTCATTCCCGACTTCCACAACCCGACCGGCGCCACGCTGCCTGACGAGGAGCGCTCACGCATCGTCACGACGGCGCGCAACGTGGGCACTCAGCTCATCGTCGATGAGACGACCACCGAGCTCGATATCGACCGCGGCTGGTCGCCGGCTCCGATGGCCGCGAGCGGACCCAATGTGATCACGGTCGGATCGATGTCGAAGATCGCGTGGGGCGGGATGCGCATCGGTTGGATCCGTGCGGAGCGCACGGTCATCGCTCGACTGCTCGCCGTTCGTCCCTCCTTCGAGCTGGGCACCGCTCTGCTCGAGCAGTGCATCGCCGTCGAGCTTCTCGCCGACATGCCTGCGCTCACCTCGCACGTCGGTCAGCGTCTGCACGACGGTCGCGCAGCGGTGGAGGCCGGCGTGGCGGGCATCCCCGGCTTCCGGATGCCACCGACACCAGGAGGGCTGTCCGCATGGCTCGACATCGGTGCGCCGCTGTCCACCTCGCTGTCCCTCGCTGCTCGCGAGCGGCAGCTGATCCTGCCTCCCGGACCGCGCTTCACGACGGGCGGCGTGCTCGAACGTCGACTGCGCATCCCCATCACCCTGCCGCCCGAGCGCACGGCTGAGGCCATGCGTCGCCTTTCGTTGGCCTGGGAGGACGTGCGCGGCGCCGGCACGTCCCCGCACGCTGAGCTGCAGCACGCCGCGGTGATCTGA
- a CDS encoding beta-ketoacyl-[acyl-carrier-protein] synthase family protein, whose protein sequence is MTKRIVVTGIGATSAIGGTAPENWTNLLAGMSGTRTLEHDWVQQYELPVTFAAEAIVRPEEVLPRHEAKRLDPSSQFALIAAREAWADAGSPEVAPERLGVDFATGIGGLWTLLDAWDTLREKGPRRVMPLTVPMLMPNAAAGNLSLQFHARAYAQTVVSACASSTESIIHAFHHLQDGLADVVIAGGTESAIHPITMASFASAQALSRRNDDPAHASRPGAIDRDGFVMGEGAAALILETEEHAKARGAKIYGYVLGGGVTADAYHITGNDPEGNGAARAVTQALEEAGITADQVTHINAHATSTPVGDPNEYVALKKVFGDRIDEIPVSATKASTGHLLGGTGALEAIFALLALRDRVAPPTINMTEPDPAVPFRLSGDATPLGEGPQFAISNSFGFGGHNAVLVVASAD, encoded by the coding sequence ATGACCAAGCGCATCGTCGTCACCGGCATCGGCGCCACCTCCGCCATCGGCGGAACGGCCCCGGAGAACTGGACGAACCTGCTGGCCGGCATGTCCGGCACCCGCACGCTCGAGCACGACTGGGTACAGCAGTACGAGCTGCCCGTCACCTTCGCCGCCGAGGCGATCGTCCGCCCGGAAGAGGTTCTCCCCCGCCACGAGGCCAAGCGTCTCGACCCCTCGTCGCAGTTCGCGTTGATCGCGGCGCGCGAGGCGTGGGCGGATGCCGGTTCCCCCGAAGTCGCCCCCGAGCGACTCGGTGTCGACTTCGCCACCGGCATCGGTGGACTCTGGACGCTCCTGGACGCCTGGGACACCCTCCGCGAGAAGGGCCCGCGACGGGTGATGCCGCTCACCGTCCCGATGCTCATGCCGAACGCCGCTGCAGGAAACCTGTCACTGCAGTTCCACGCCCGCGCCTACGCGCAGACCGTCGTCAGCGCGTGCGCCTCCAGCACCGAGTCGATCATCCATGCCTTCCACCACCTTCAGGACGGTCTCGCCGACGTCGTGATCGCCGGTGGCACGGAGTCCGCGATCCACCCGATCACGATGGCATCGTTCGCCTCCGCGCAGGCGCTCTCGCGTCGGAACGACGACCCGGCCCACGCGTCCCGACCGGGCGCGATCGACCGTGACGGATTCGTCATGGGCGAGGGGGCCGCAGCCCTGATCCTCGAGACCGAGGAGCACGCGAAGGCTCGCGGCGCCAAGATCTACGGCTATGTGCTCGGCGGAGGCGTCACCGCCGATGCCTACCACATCACCGGCAACGACCCCGAGGGCAACGGTGCCGCACGTGCGGTGACGCAGGCGCTCGAAGAGGCCGGCATCACCGCCGACCAGGTCACCCACATCAACGCGCACGCGACGTCGACACCGGTCGGCGACCCCAACGAGTACGTCGCGCTCAAGAAGGTCTTCGGAGACCGGATCGACGAGATCCCCGTCTCGGCGACGAAGGCATCGACCGGGCACCTGCTCGGAGGCACCGGCGCACTCGAGGCGATCTTCGCGCTCCTCGCCCTGCGCGACCGTGTCGCACCGCCCACGATCAACATGACCGAGCCCGATCCCGCTGTCCCGTTCCGTCTTTCGGGCGACGCCACCCCGTTGGGCGAGGGTCCGCAGTTCGCGATCAGCAACTCGTTCGGATTCGGCGGTCACAACGCCGTGCTCGTGGTCGCCAGCGCCGACTGA